In the genome of Bubalus kerabau isolate K-KA32 ecotype Philippines breed swamp buffalo chromosome 8, PCC_UOA_SB_1v2, whole genome shotgun sequence, one region contains:
- the LOC129659335 gene encoding small EDRK-rich factor 2-like, with product MKKQSDSVKGKRRDDRLSAAAHKQRDLEIMQQKQKKANEKKEEPKYLCGFVSNPLALRLCA from the coding sequence atgaaaaagcagagcgACTCCGTTAAAGGAAAGCGCCGAGATGACAGGCTTTCTGCTGCCGCCCACAAGCAGAGGGACTTGGAGATCATGCAGCAGAAGCAGAAAAAGGCaaacgagaagaaggaggaaccCAAGTACCTTTGTGGCTTCGTGTCCAACCCTCTTGCCCTTCGCCTGTGTGCCTGA